In Actinomycetota bacterium, the genomic stretch GGTGTGGAACCTGGAGAGGTTGAAGCCGCGCTTCGTGGAGAGCATCTGAGAACCCGGCAGACCGGCGACCTCTTGACCGCATGCAAGCCCCGCAAGGGGCTTATTCTTTTAGGGTCCCCAACCTCTCCAGGTGGCGACGGTAGCGCAGCATCCTGGCGAGTATGGCGGCGGCCTTCTCGGGGGCGGTGAAGATGACCGTCTCTCCCGCCTCGAGGTCACGCAGGTTCTCCTCGCCTATGAACTGCATCTCCACGAAGAGGATGGGCTTGCGGTAAGCCGCCATGAGTTCTTTGGCGCGGGAGAGCAGGCGCAGGTTGCGCTCCTTCAACTCCATGAAGAAACTCTTCATGGCGTCCATGCTCATCTCCATTATCAGGTTCTGTGAGACGAGGACGTTGAGGCCGATGATGGTTCCCGTGCCCAGCGAGCCCAGAACCACCAGCGCATCGACCTCGGGGGAGGCGGCCATGGCCTCCATGATGGCAAGGTGGGTTTCCATGTAGATGTTGCCCACCAGGTCGACCGGGTTGCCGTGGCTCCAGAAAGGGGGAAGGAGGCGGTCACAGACCTCCATTACGTCGTCGTCGAGTGCGGCCAGCCTCAGGCCCTCCATGGCCGTGGCGTCGGTTGCGAGCACTCCCCAGCCGCCTCCCAGGGTGATTATGCCTACCCGGTCGCCCCTGGGGAGGGGCAGCCTGGTGAAGGACTTCGCGAGGTCGAGCATCTCCTGGGAGGTGTCGACGCGCAGGGCGCCCGCCTGCTTGAAGGCGGCGTCGTATATCTCGTCGGAACCCGCCAGTGAGCCGGTGTGAGACATGGCGGCCCTGCCGCCCTCCTCGCTGCGGCCGGACTTGAGCACGATGACCGGTTTCTTGCGGGTGGTTCGGGAGATCACCTCCATGAGGCCGCGCCCGTCCTCCACGCCCTCCAGGTAGGCGAGGATGAGTGAGGTCTCGCTGTCCTCGCCGAAATACGCGATGAAATCGCCGGCGCCGAGGAGGGCTTCGTTGCCGCTGCCGACGAATTTCGCGAAGCCGATGCCCTGGTTCATGGCCCAGCCGAGCATGTTGGCGCCCACGTTTCCGCTCTGGGAAACGAAGGAGATGCTCCCGGGGCGCAGCTGGAGCGGGGCGCCGACGGCGTAAAGGCGATGGACGGCGTTCACCACGCCCATGGTGTTCGGCCCGACGACGGCCAGTCCGTGCCGCCTCCCGATCTCCACCAGCTCTCGCTCCAGGCGGGCGCCTTCCTCGCCGACCTCGGAAAAGTTGGAGGAGATTACCACCACGTGGGTTATCCCTTTGCGCGCGCATTCTTCCAGGACACCCCCCACCGTGTGGGAGGGTGTGGTGACGACGGCGAGGTCGGGGGTCACGGGGAGGTCCTGGACGGAACGGTAGGCGGGCAGGCCGTGTATGGTCTCCTCCCGCGGGTTCACGGGGAATATCCTTTCCCTGGGGTAGCCGCCGGCGAGCAGGTTCACCAGCAGGAAGGATCCCCACTTGGCGGGAACGTTGGAGGCCCCCACCATGGCCACCGATTGCGGCTTGAAGATCTTGTCGAGGTTCATGTACGTCTCCTCCCTCCTTGCGTGCATCGCAAAGATTATATGGGAGCGGCGGGACCTCCACAAGCCGCATCGGTCCTATGACGTTCCACCTACGGGACGTGCCCGTCGCTTCATTGCACGTCGCATGACTTGCGGGCCATTGCGGGGCGATCATGTTTGCCACCTTAGGGCGTCGCGACTTATGGCCTCCGCGTCGCAGGATCCACGGGCGGTA encodes the following:
- a CDS encoding CoA-binding protein, with the protein product MNLDKIFKPQSVAMVGASNVPAKWGSFLLVNLLAGGYPRERIFPVNPREETIHGLPAYRSVQDLPVTPDLAVVTTPSHTVGGVLEECARKGITHVVVISSNFSEVGEEGARLERELVEIGRRHGLAVVGPNTMGVVNAVHRLYAVGAPLQLRPGSISFVSQSGNVGANMLGWAMNQGIGFAKFVGSGNEALLGAGDFIAYFGEDSETSLILAYLEGVEDGRGLMEVISRTTRKKPVIVLKSGRSEEGGRAAMSHTGSLAGSDEIYDAAFKQAGALRVDTSQEMLDLAKSFTRLPLPRGDRVGIITLGGGWGVLATDATAMEGLRLAALDDDVMEVCDRLLPPFWSHGNPVDLVGNIYMETHLAIMEAMAASPEVDALVVLGSLGTGTIIGLNVLVSQNLIMEMSMDAMKSFFMELKERNLRLLSRAKELMAAYRKPILFVEMQFIGEENLRDLEAGETVIFTAPEKAAAILARMLRYRRHLERLGTLKE